The following DNA comes from Cellulophaga sp. HaHa_2_95.
TAAAGAGGAAGAGAACAGACCTACCATCTCGCGCAGTAGGTTTATTTTTCAGATATATTTTTTGTTAAAGCACTTGGTAGCTTTCTAGCTATTCTACACGCATATTCTCAAGAGTCAAACGTAAGACGCTGGTTAATTCCCCTTCTATTGTTTCAGCATCTGCATTCATAGGGATATTTTTGCTAGGAGTAAGTACTGTAATGCCCGTATCACTAATTTGATAATTTGTATTCTTACGGGTAAATGTTAAGGTGTTTTTATCTTTATGGTAAATAAAATCCTCGTCATAGAAAAGTTCTACTTTATTTTCTTTGTCGGTGAAGACATAGTATAGTTGATTTGAAAAGGCATGAACCAAACTCATTTTTTTGCCGTTTTTAAATTGAAAGGAAAAGATGGTTTGTATGTCAAAGCCACTATCTGGTAAAGTACTATACTTGGTTTCTACCATTTGATTATTTACCCGTACTTTTTCTACATAATCTAACAGCATACCATTGGGGTTCATAGATTCTTCACTTATTTTAACAGCAATGGGTTTATTATCTTGGACTTTAAATTCAGAAAATTGATGCCAGCAACAACCACTTTTGGTCATGGTGTGTATAGTTTTAGTTTTTTCCGCTATTTGAAACATGCCACAATATTCATAAGAAAGCCTTGTAAATTCAGGACTGTGAACAAAAGTCTGATGCTCTTGCAGGTAAATTTGATAGGAAGGCCCGCCGTAGCAACTATTACGCCCATCCATAAAGGCAACATCTTCTAGCCCATCAAAATTAAAATCTTGAAAAATCAGAAAGTTTTGGCGGTCATAAGGCAGTAAAACAGCATTAGTATTGTCTTCCGTATTATCTTCAGTTTCAATAATCAGTTCATCACTTTCTATAAATAACACTTGTTTGTTAGTCGTGTTGTTTACAATAGAAAAGCTTCCTTTTTTAAAGTCGTTATTTTCAAAACCATGTTCAATTTCTATAGTAGCCTTGTAGGTGGTCGAAAAATCACTTATCGTATAGGTACGTTGTGCTAGCGTTAATACCGGTAAAATTCCAAGAAGTAGTAGTAAAGGTTTTTTCATTTTGGCGGTGCAATTTTTAAAGGGTAAACAATGATCCCTCAATTCTTAATCTATTTTTAAATGTACTTGGTAAATTTTGCTCAAGCCATTTTTACTATCTTCTAGATAGGTTTTAAATGTAGCCATTGATTCAAACGCTTTAGGTGTAAGTGCATTTCGTTTGCTCGTAAAATATAATTGCTGATGTTGTGCATCATAAAAAGGGCAATAGTCCATGTATTTAGTATTGATAGGAATTCCTAGATTCTTCGCTGGTTGCCAAACGCCGTTACTATCTTTTTTTGCAAGATAAAGGTCGCCACTTCCTTGTCCATCAGTTTCGTTGTACCTAGAAAAGATTATAAAATCTTCTTTCTCAGCAATGAAGGCATTAAATTCGTAGCCAGCGCTATTAATGTTTTCATTCAATAAAACGGGTTTAGAATACTTGCCATTTTCCCAAGTGCACAGGTATAGATCATCTTCACCTAAACCTTCGGGGGCAACCATAGTGAAATACAAATTATCGTTCTTACTTACAGACGGGTAAAATTCATCTAGGGCAGAATTTACGGGAGCTCCTAGATTTTTAGGACTAGACCATTCTGCGGTATTATTTTTTCGATCTACATACCAAATATCAAAATCTTTTTTGTCTTCCGTAGTGTTTTCTAAAGGCCGGTCTGAAACAAAGAATAATCTGTTATTATCATAGGAAAGGAAAGGTTCTAGGTATTTATAGGCAGCATTAAGAGGTAGTAATTCTGGTGCAGACCATCCCTTTTTTTCTTTTTTAATATAGGCGAGTTGTGAGAGTTCTTGACCAGGGCTCTGTACTGTAAAAAAAGCCTCTTGTCCGTCTTTTGAAAGACAAAAATCACGCACATTCGTAAATTCATTCAATACCGCATCAAATGGAGTAATAGCAGCTTCTGTCTGCGCAAAAAGTGCTGAGGTTATCAAGAGAGATAGTATAAAGAGTCCGTTATTCATCATGCTTTAAAGGTAACGGTTTTGTCTCATTTGGGCTTTGCAAATTAAGATTTGCCAAGGAGTACTTTTACTCTTTAGCATAGTTGCACTAGCAGTACTGCAGTATATGGAGTACTATAGAACGGTTATTTTAATTTAAGGATGCTCATTTTTCCTGCGGCATACAATTCTGATAAGGATACTTTTTTTCCTTCAAAGACTGGTAAAGAACCATCAAAAGTGATTCCTTTTTCCGTAATAAACCTATAATTATCACGGTCTTGAAGAATCCCCAGATTATCTATCGTTAAAGGTACTTTTTCAACATAACTAATGGCATTTAGTTTATAAGCTTCTTCTAAGGTAATAGGATTGTCTAAATAAGAAAAGAACAATTTTGTACCACCACCAGGCTTGCCAAACCAGGGCATTGCTTCTCCCGATTTTATTTTTATGCCCTCGGGAATTTGATTGATCATAAACACCTGTTTTTCAAAACTATCAAATTCATCAGGAAGTGATTTCCGTTCAAAAGGTTCCTTTTCATACCAAAAATAAACTGCTTGGTTCTGCCATGAAGGATCATGCTTGTCTTCTACCGCTTCGGGGTTGTGGTAATGCATCAGAAGATCTGCACCTAGATTAAAGGTGAGAATCGACTCATTAATCAACCAATCAAATTTTTTAGCATCAAATTTCATAGTATTCTTTCAATGTTTTAAGTGCGTAACCACGCATTATTAGTGATAAAACTATCCATTTAAAGCTATAGTTGCTATAAAAATAGAAAAATTCGGGAGATATGATCAACTACTGGGATACTAGTTTTTTCCAAATTTCCCTATACTCTTATTGCTTATCAATCTTTTTAATTTAGCTCTTCATGAGTTCCATTAAAGCTTTATCTACATGATGCGTACAAGCAATTTTAATTCTCTTTTCTTCTTTTTCTAAAGTACTCGCAGAAATTTCAGTGCTATAATCTTGATTAGAGATCTTTTTAATCAGCTTATTATTTTTGAAATAAAAGTGATTTTCTATTTTAGCTAAGGCTTCATTTTTAGGAGATTCTTTTTCTATAACTAGAATGGTCTCCATAGTCTCACTCATGTAGATTTCAAAGTCGTTTTTTGTGGTTTCATCCTCATTTTTTACTGCAATTAATATGGGGATACTTTCTGCAGAATTATAAACGGTTAAATGCTCATTACCATTTACTACATTAAGTTTAAAACCTGGATGCTCTTGCCAAAAGGCATAATCTATTTGTTCGTAGATATCAATAATGGCTTTAATTTCAGGAGCGACCTCATTCTTATAAGAAAAATTGTTTTGGGGCCCGAGAGCTTCAAGAGCGGCTAGGTCCTCTAGCGCTTTATCTCTTTTATTTAGTTCTTCCTGTACAGATTTTAATGGTATGTTTTGTTTTGGCGCTCGTTCATTACATGAGAATGCTAATGCAAGGCATGATAGTAGTAGGGTTTTTTTAATCATTGGTTTATTAATTTGGGGTGTGGTTCTTAGTGTATGATTTCAAGGTTTGTGTTGGCTTTTAAGGTTTTAATTTTAGCAGTAGAAATAGGGTTGTTGCTTAGAATAATTGTGGTTAAACTGTCCATTTTTGAGAGTTGAGTGAGATCTATCTCCGTTATATTATTGTAGGTGAAGTCCATCCGCTTTAGATTTTTCATCTTCCAAACAATTTCAGGAATCTGGTTGAGGTAATTATTACTGAAATCTGCCGAAACATAGTCTTGTAATTTTTCTTCTCCAGTAATTCTTAGACTTGATTCTAATTGTTTTAAAGTACTCGTTGTACTAGAGGTCATGGTGTAGTCTCCCGTACTAAGCGTTTTAGAAACTAAAGTAAATTGGTCTGTTTTGTTATTGTATTCGTTTCCTAGGTTGGGTTTTACATAGAATTGAAACAAAATAAAGCCCCCGAAAATAATAAGTCCTATGCCTAAAAAGCCATAAAAAATTCTAGCACCATCTACGCCTAAGACATTTTGAATAATTCTATGTTTTAGTTTTCGATGCGAATAGTCTTTATGCTTATTTTTAATGGAGGCATAGATGGTATAGCCACCAGCGAGTAGCGCAATTATGGCGAGTAAGAGCAGTACGGTTTTCGGTTCCATAAATTATGTGTTTTAACGCAATGACACCAAATGATTGGACGTTATTCGTCTTCGCAAATAAGGTGTTCCTATTTGATGATCTATAATTTTAACGCAAAACTTCGTATTAAATTCTATACAAGACACTATTTAGTCGCAGTATCCACTGGAAATAATTTCTTGAATCGCTCTGGGAAATTAGCTGTTAAGTTCATTTCTTTTTCCGTAAACGGATGAATGAACTGCAAGGAGTAGGCGTGTAGGTACATGCCTTTACCATTCAAAATTAAGGATGCTGTGCCATATTCTTTATCTCCTAAAATGGGGTTTCCAATACTAGCAAGGTGTTTGCGCAATTGATGCCTTCGTCCTGTTTTAGGATCTAACTGTACTAAATTAAGCATACCAAAGCGTTCAGAAGGCGCGGATGCTATCACGGAGTATGTAGAGCAAGATGGTTTGTCATCTATTGTAGTGCTTATTTCTCCTTCCGCATTCATAGTGCCTATGGTTACGGCAAAGTAGGTTTTAGCTACTTTTTTATCTTCAAACATCTTGTTTAAAGCACGGATGCTACTGCTTGTTTTTCCAGCTAATAAAATACCGGTGGTAGCATAGTCTAAGCGATGCACTGGTTGTGGTTTTGTAGCATCAGGGAGGGCGCTAGGACTAAGATTTTGCACCAGTGCATTCGCAATGGTTTTAAAGCTATTACCGCTTACTAAAATACCTGCTGGTTTGTAAATAATGGCCAAATAATCATCTTCAAACAGGACCTTTAAGGGGAAAATTAATGTTTTGCTCGCAGTAGTTTTTTTAGGAATGAATAATTCTATACGCTCGCCGCCATGAATAAAGGTAGCGGTAGTTGCTACGGTACCATTAATAGTAATGTACTTTTTTTTGATCGCTTTTTTTAAGGCAGATTTGGTCAAGGCAGCACTAAATATTCCCACGCCATATTCTTGAAACCGAATAGGAGTAGCGCGTGGTGGGACGGTATGGGTTTCTGTTGGTGTAATTCTAAAAATTATTTATGGGTCTAAGGTACCGCTAATTAAAAAAAATGATAGGCATAGAACCTGCTTATTTTTATTCTAATTTGAGTATGTAATTATTAAAATAATAAGGGATACTATCTTTGTATTGAGCTTTTGATTCCGGAATATTTCTGATTGCTTGCCTGGTTTTAGGGTCCATTTCCGTCAGAAATTCATTAAGATGATTTTTCTCTTGTTTATAGATTGAATCATTCAACATTAAAGAGTCTTGGACGGGTTCAATTTTTTTTCTATAAAATTCTTTTTCGAAATTTTCTCCAATTAGCCAAAAAATAATATTCCCATCATTGGCAATACCAAGAAGAAATTCCAATCCCATATTAGGGTTATTATTCTCTTTAGTATTGATAATTTTCAATAACTTATGTTCTTCTGCATAGTTAAAAACCTGTGCTATTTCTTTTTTTGGTAAAAAGATGCTGTCCGTATATTGCTTTTTGGTTCTCAAATCAAAATACTTTATAAATATACCTTGAGGTAAAAATTTAGGTTCATTATTATGTTTTACCAAATAAGGTTTACTTGTCCAATAGGAATGAAAACCATTTAGTTCATTGTCTCCCGATATGAAATTTAATTTAGTACTGTCAGTATCATTTTCAATAAAATATGAATTGTTTAACTCTAAAATGGGATACTCTGAAGGATGAGATTCTGAAAAGACATAATAATATTTTCCTGAATTCTGAATTGCAGTGTTTTTGGCTATAATTAAACCGATTAGGACCAATGTAATTGTTGTAAAAACAATATTTAAGAGGTGTTTTTTCTTCATATTAAATCTGATATTTGAACTGAGATAAAAATTGATATTCAATATGAGCAATTGCATAGAGAATTAGCACAAAAATTAAAATCCAAAAAGATAGTTTTTTGTAACCCTGTCTGTAAAAAATTACATAAGCCAAAATGGAGAAAAATAGATATTTTTTTAGGTTTAACTGTATTAGATTCATTTGATTTGAAGCGATGTATCCCGTGTAGAGGTAAAAATTTAATAATATATAATTGATGACGATTAGAACTATAGATAAAACTTTATTACCATAAGTTTTTGTTAGATCAGTTACATTAGCTTCACTAGTATTTTTAGTTGTAGTCATTTAAAGTTAGTTTATTAACGTATCGTAGGTTACCAATAATACTTATATGCTCAAAATCTATATAAACAAAAAATTATAAGCAGATTACAGTTTAAGAATTAGGTTCATCTAGAGCCAAATTTTCGTCATCAAGTACCATTTCATGCGCTACATTTTCGTGTAATTCCTTTAATAACGAATACGTGAAAGCCATATTATTTTCTTTGCTGCGTCTTGCCCAAAAACAGTAGGTATTAATAAGTCTACTGTCTACAGTAGACCTAGTGTTTTCATAATAGGTAGTGTAGTTTTCATCACTTAAAATCGCTCTAATTTCATCCGTAGTTTTTTCTGAAATTGTATTTTGAAAGGCTTCATAGCTTTCTTCATAATCGTACTCATTGGTAGCATTTTCGGCTATTTTATATATGGTAGCTAAAAAGTCTTTATCATCTTTTATATCTTCATACGATAATAATAGGCCTTTAACCGAGGCATAGGCGCCAGAAGCTTTATACAGGTTATTTTTTCTTAATAAAGAATATGCCATTTCTTTTAGTTCTGGAGTACACAACTTTTCTAAAGATTCAGGACTCCTATCAATTTTAGAAACCATATGAACTACGAAACTTGATTCAGAATCAAAAATATCTAGGACATCATGAGAGGCAGGGTAGAGTACGTTACTATTTTCAATACCTCTATAGACATCATATTCTTTTAGATTAAAGTCATCAAAGAAATATTGAACTAGCTTTCTATTGTTTAAAGAAAACCAAGAAGTGCCTTCCAAAAGAAATAAAAGCTTATCCTTATCCAGATAATAGGTCTCTCGTTCATTCTTGAAATAATCTTGAAATCCAATCAAACCTTGATTAAAATTCTTTAAGGAATCTATTAGTATTTGTTGGTCTTTGGTTTCTTGTTTTAGTTTAGCTATTTCGGCTTTAGTTGCTTTAGATTGGCAGGAGAGTAGGCCTAAAATAAATAGTACTACACTTATCTTTTTAATCATTTGGGGAGATTTAATAGGGTTGTGTGGTTATAAGTAACAATGGTTTGCTATAAATAACGTCGTGTAGAAAAAAATAGTATATAATGCATTTTAGTGCTTCCAAAGTTTCAATGCAATTAGATGCTTAGCCGTTAGAACTCAGCTTTGGTAATTTGAAGCCTGTTATTTTTTTTAATTTATATACCATATCGTTTTAACATTCTCTAATTTTACAGCTCAACATATTTATTGTTTCATGGTACAGTACAACCCCAAAGATTGGATAACATTTATTTTTAGATTTCATAAATCAGATACCTTTAGAAAACTCATTCCTATGATGATTTTTATTGGCCTGTATACCTATGGCGTGGGGTACTTAGAATTGGAATATTGGAACTTGTCTAGTAAAAACCATTTATCCAATATCACAGTGATGCATAGTATGTTGGGGTTCGTGATATCTTTATTGTTAGTATTCAGAACTAATACGGCATATGACCGTTGGTGGGAAGGCAGAAAATTATGGGGAGCTTTAGTAAATAATAGTAGAAATTTAGCGCTTAAATTAAGTGTTATTTTAAAAAATGATCACGATCGGTTTTATTTTAAGCGCACTATACCAAGTTACGCCTCTATGTTAGTGAAGCATTTAACGGATAAAGAAACAGGCTTACAACTTTATGATGATTTAGACTTAAAAATTGATCACCATAAACATCGCCCTAACCAAGTGGCAAGAATGATTTACCAAAAGGTATATGATTT
Coding sequences within:
- a CDS encoding DUF2931 family protein yields the protein MKKKHLLNIVFTTITLVLIGLIIAKNTAIQNSGKYYYVFSESHPSEYPILELNNSYFIENDTDSTKLNFISGDNELNGFHSYWTSKPYLVKHNNEPKFLPQGIFIKYFDLRTKKQYTDSIFLPKKEIAQVFNYAEEHKLLKIINTKENNNPNMGLEFLLGIANDGNIIFWLIGENFEKEFYRKKIEPVQDSLMLNDSIYKQEKNHLNEFLTEMDPKTRQAIRNIPESKAQYKDSIPYYFNNYILKLE
- a CDS encoding leucine-rich repeat domain-containing protein → MEPKTVLLLLAIIALLAGGYTIYASIKNKHKDYSHRKLKHRIIQNVLGVDGARIFYGFLGIGLIIFGGFILFQFYVKPNLGNEYNNKTDQFTLVSKTLSTGDYTMTSSTTSTLKQLESSLRITGEEKLQDYVSADFSNNYLNQIPEIVWKMKNLKRMDFTYNNITEIDLTQLSKMDSLTTIILSNNPISTAKIKTLKANTNLEIIH
- a CDS encoding glycohydrolase toxin TNT-related protein (This protein contains a domain related to Tuberculosis Necrotizing Toxin, which is the C-terminal effector domain of outer membrane channel protein CpnT, and which has a lethal NAD+-glycohydrolase activity.), whose protein sequence is MKFDAKKFDWLINESILTFNLGADLLMHYHNPEAVEDKHDPSWQNQAVYFWYEKEPFERKSLPDEFDSFEKQVFMINQIPEGIKIKSGEAMPWFGKPGGGTKLFFSYLDNPITLEEAYKLNAISYVEKVPLTIDNLGILQDRDNYRFITEKGITFDGSLPVFEGKKVSLSELYAAGKMSILKLK
- a CDS encoding RluA family pseudouridine synthase → MGIFSAALTKSALKKAIKKKYITINGTVATTATFIHGGERIELFIPKKTTASKTLIFPLKVLFEDDYLAIIYKPAGILVSGNSFKTIANALVQNLSPSALPDATKPQPVHRLDYATTGILLAGKTSSSIRALNKMFEDKKVAKTYFAVTIGTMNAEGEISTTIDDKPSCSTYSVIASAPSERFGMLNLVQLDPKTGRRHQLRKHLASIGNPILGDKEYGTASLILNGKGMYLHAYSLQFIHPFTEKEMNLTANFPERFKKLFPVDTATK
- a CDS encoding bestrophin family protein — protein: MVQYNPKDWITFIFRFHKSDTFRKLIPMMIFIGLYTYGVGYLELEYWNLSSKNHLSNITVMHSMLGFVISLLLVFRTNTAYDRWWEGRKLWGALVNNSRNLALKLSVILKNDHDRFYFKRTIPSYASMLVKHLTDKETGLQLYDDLDLKIDHHKHRPNQVARMIYQKVYDLYEQKVITGDQLIVLNSEVQSFTDICGACERIKNTPIPYSYSAFIKKFIFFYVMTLPFGYVFSLGYYAIPVVIFVFYVLASLELIAEEIEDPFGFDANDLPIKKIAENIEKHVGELL